A stretch of Chlamydiota bacterium DNA encodes these proteins:
- a CDS encoding polyprenyl synthetase family protein yields the protein MNPTLGEILRPVSADLECVEETIRARLDSAAERLGELARRCLGGAAKRIRPALALLSGEAAQAAPAAGDGARIPFAASAELIHLATLAHDDVIDDAAVRRGAATLNAAWGNSVAVLYGDYLLARAFELLSERCGAELLTAMVRVTREVCEGELRQLRRRYDISMRAAEYRETVTMKTASLFAACCRLGALTAGAPAPLAERLGQFGIGFGIGFQIADDCADIAGTDTAKDRFKDIAGGRVTLPLIRALETLRGEHRERLAFCFREGNVASSRREIILSGALETSVREAEKALGDAASLLVPLPDSPARRALRGLAGFVAARARDCLAAG from the coding sequence ATGAACCCGACACTCGGAGAGATCCTCCGCCCGGTCTCAGCGGACCTCGAGTGCGTCGAGGAGACCATCCGCGCGCGTCTCGACTCGGCCGCGGAGCGGCTGGGGGAGCTCGCGCGCCGCTGTCTCGGGGGCGCCGCGAAGCGGATCCGGCCCGCCCTGGCCCTCCTCTCGGGGGAGGCCGCGCAGGCAGCCCCGGCCGCCGGGGACGGTGCGCGCATCCCGTTCGCCGCCTCCGCCGAACTCATCCACCTGGCCACCCTCGCGCACGACGACGTCATCGACGACGCCGCCGTGCGGCGCGGCGCGGCGACGCTCAACGCCGCCTGGGGGAACAGCGTGGCGGTCCTCTACGGCGACTACCTCCTCGCGCGCGCCTTCGAGCTGCTCTCCGAGAGGTGCGGGGCGGAACTGTTGACGGCGATGGTGCGCGTGACGCGGGAGGTGTGCGAGGGGGAGCTCCGCCAGCTGCGGCGGCGGTACGACATCTCGATGCGTGCGGCGGAGTATCGGGAGACCGTCACGATGAAGACCGCCTCGCTCTTCGCGGCGTGCTGCCGGCTGGGGGCCCTGACCGCGGGAGCGCCCGCCCCGCTCGCGGAGCGCCTCGGGCAATTCGGCATCGGGTTCGGCATCGGCTTCCAGATCGCCGACGACTGCGCCGATATCGCGGGGACCGACACCGCCAAGGACCGCTTCAAGGATATCGCGGGCGGCCGCGTGACCCTCCCGCTCATACGGGCCCTCGAAACCCTCCGGGGCGAGCACCGGGAGCGTCTGGCCTTCTGCTTCCGGGAGGGGAATGTCGCCTCGTCGAGGAGGGAGATCATCCTCTCCGGGGCGCTGGAGACGAGCGTCCGGGAGGCGGAGAAGGCGCTCGGCGACGCCGCGTCCCTTCTCGTTCCCCTCCCCGACTCGCCCGCGCGCCGCGCGCTGCGCGGCCTGGCGGGATTCGTCGCCGCCCGCGCCCGCGACTGCCTCGCAGCGGGATGA
- a CDS encoding cyclic nucleotide-binding domain-containing protein has product MSRSLERILKVRRQEQPLLLLMVGTIALFQFCQIINENFSETVFLKRLGVAHLPTTYFLNSLVFLALVFAINPVVDRTARTRLVSDLLLVFAGVLVALRLLVLSGLPLAYPVVYIVVKQMKYLFFIVFWTLASDIYSTRKARRLFPLIGGGAVIGTIAGSLSSGWVRAVAGIDNVVLFTGAGMLVSWLLIGLGKRQVSRLSPVAFSPSGTATIASLGRFVRREIFGRRGGSLLNYLILLALLPGIVGPIYDYVFNYLADRTYQSEAALFGFFGLFKGSFNILILACQVTAAGAVFRRHGIVNVLLSFPAGYLFAFGGLLASFRISAAAAGRAGLEAIDAAFYKPGCQMLYNIIPAQLRGRVAALVQGAVRRVGELAGSGLLWVLKSHLSPLQLNVVGPVFALAWLWCTWRLRRSYSDILYRSLSEKHVNFAELEGRDLRSLMSAQARAALEKNLDAARPATALMAARLLSRSGVAGWRTLVGARLAGRRPETQAEMLRIVSTGPPDEAAKALLGAAAAVHPSVLPELAALLRRTAPVDGAGLFRKWRSSPDARLAAEALLGLGAPDAEWGMQRLDSKEPGVAAAAVYFLGEAGCRGCLERIAALAGSEAPELRAACAAALGKLGLPRSSERWRLLQADADPRVRLKALEGLAALKDPATVRNAVEALGDEDGAVREGARALIAGHGEAAIPLLTEALPRAGVFTRTALMAMLDDLGVKEQTLLSFIDAKVEEGYRAVAMLRCAEEIPPGRSREVLSLLCRNRLSDATYEVFRALGMLLKGGQVQFIQESYDDRDESVREQALEALENALTPEIARKLLPLLEDLPIDLKLAAGERHYRLGAATIGGILGEMLGSPHGADALCGLMCVGEACRRGRPPAATALRETAERRIAALKIQGGKAVEDLMEKVLTFKGVPIFAHLQFKELLAIASIAREETFDPGDRIIRQGERGHAMYLIVSGKVRILSHAEGDAKEVQLAALGENDYFGEMALFDDSPRSATAVADGPVTALKIEKREFRDMLREYPGVSIMICEEFCRRLRRTIGKVGIRGQLSSND; this is encoded by the coding sequence ACCGGACCGCGCGGACCCGCCTCGTCTCCGATCTCCTCCTCGTCTTCGCGGGGGTGCTCGTCGCGCTCCGGCTCCTCGTGTTGTCGGGCCTCCCCCTCGCGTACCCGGTCGTCTACATCGTCGTCAAGCAGATGAAGTACCTCTTCTTCATCGTCTTCTGGACGCTCGCGAGCGACATCTACTCCACGCGCAAGGCGCGGCGCCTCTTCCCCCTCATCGGCGGCGGGGCCGTCATCGGGACGATCGCGGGGAGTCTGTCGAGCGGGTGGGTCAGGGCGGTCGCCGGGATCGACAACGTGGTCCTCTTCACCGGCGCCGGGATGCTCGTCTCGTGGCTCCTCATCGGCCTCGGGAAACGTCAGGTGAGCCGGCTCTCCCCCGTCGCATTCTCCCCCTCCGGAACGGCGACGATCGCCTCGCTGGGCAGGTTCGTCCGGCGCGAGATCTTCGGGCGGCGCGGCGGTTCGCTGCTCAACTACCTGATCCTCCTCGCCCTCCTCCCCGGCATCGTCGGGCCGATCTACGACTACGTCTTCAACTACCTCGCCGACAGGACGTACCAGTCCGAGGCGGCGCTCTTCGGCTTCTTCGGCCTCTTCAAAGGGTCGTTCAACATCCTCATCCTCGCCTGCCAGGTGACGGCCGCGGGCGCCGTCTTCCGCCGGCATGGCATCGTCAACGTCCTCCTCTCCTTCCCCGCCGGCTACCTGTTCGCCTTCGGGGGGCTCCTCGCGAGCTTCCGGATCTCCGCCGCCGCGGCGGGCCGCGCCGGGCTCGAGGCGATCGACGCCGCCTTCTACAAGCCCGGCTGCCAGATGCTCTACAACATCATCCCCGCGCAGCTCCGCGGCCGGGTGGCGGCCCTCGTGCAGGGGGCGGTGCGGCGGGTCGGCGAGCTCGCCGGCAGCGGGCTCCTCTGGGTCCTCAAGTCGCACCTCTCCCCGCTCCAGCTGAATGTCGTGGGGCCGGTCTTTGCCCTCGCCTGGCTCTGGTGCACCTGGCGCCTTCGCCGCTCCTACTCCGACATCCTCTACCGCTCCCTGAGCGAGAAGCACGTGAACTTCGCGGAGCTGGAGGGCCGGGACCTGCGCTCCCTGATGTCGGCGCAGGCGCGCGCGGCGCTGGAGAAGAACCTAGACGCGGCGCGGCCCGCGACCGCCCTGATGGCGGCCCGCCTGTTGAGCCGGTCCGGTGTCGCGGGGTGGAGAACGCTCGTCGGCGCGCGCCTCGCGGGGAGGCGGCCCGAGACGCAGGCGGAGATGCTGCGCATCGTCTCGACCGGCCCGCCCGACGAGGCGGCGAAGGCGCTCCTCGGAGCGGCGGCCGCCGTGCACCCGTCCGTCCTCCCGGAGCTCGCCGCCCTGCTGAGGAGGACGGCCCCCGTCGACGGCGCGGGCCTCTTCAGGAAGTGGCGCTCGAGCCCGGACGCCCGCCTCGCCGCGGAGGCGCTCCTCGGCCTCGGGGCGCCGGACGCGGAATGGGGCATGCAGCGGCTCGATTCGAAGGAGCCGGGCGTCGCGGCCGCCGCCGTCTATTTCCTCGGGGAGGCGGGGTGCCGCGGCTGCCTCGAGCGCATCGCCGCCCTCGCCGGATCGGAGGCGCCGGAGCTGCGCGCCGCCTGCGCGGCCGCGCTAGGAAAACTCGGCCTCCCGCGTTCCTCGGAGCGGTGGCGCCTCCTTCAGGCCGATGCGGACCCGCGGGTGCGGCTGAAGGCGCTCGAGGGGCTCGCGGCGCTCAAGGATCCCGCGACGGTGCGGAACGCCGTCGAGGCGCTCGGCGACGAGGACGGGGCGGTGCGCGAGGGGGCGCGGGCGCTCATCGCGGGCCACGGCGAGGCGGCGATACCGCTCCTCACGGAGGCGCTGCCTCGGGCGGGGGTATTCACCCGGACGGCGCTGATGGCGATGCTCGACGATCTGGGGGTCAAGGAGCAGACGCTCCTCTCCTTCATCGACGCGAAGGTCGAGGAGGGGTACCGCGCGGTCGCGATGTTGCGCTGCGCGGAGGAGATCCCGCCCGGGCGCTCGCGCGAGGTGCTGTCGCTCCTCTGCCGCAACCGGCTGAGCGACGCGACGTACGAGGTGTTCAGGGCGCTGGGGATGCTCCTGAAGGGCGGGCAGGTGCAGTTCATACAGGAGAGCTACGACGACCGCGACGAGTCGGTGCGGGAGCAGGCGCTCGAGGCGCTCGAGAACGCCCTCACCCCGGAGATCGCGCGGAAGCTGTTGCCGCTTCTGGAGGATCTGCCGATCGATCTCAAGCTCGCGGCCGGGGAGCGGCACTACCGGCTGGGGGCGGCGACCATCGGGGGGATCCTCGGGGAGATGCTCGGTTCGCCGCACGGGGCCGACGCGCTCTGCGGGCTGATGTGCGTCGGGGAGGCGTGCCGGAGGGGGAGGCCGCCCGCGGCGACCGCCCTCCGCGAGACGGCGGAACGGCGCATCGCGGCGCTGAAGATCCAGGGAGGAAAGGCCGTGGAAGACCTGATGGAGAAGGTGCTGACGTTCAAGGGGGTGCCGATCTTCGCGCACCTCCAGTTCAAGGAGCTGCTCGCCATCGCCTCGATCGCGCGCGAGGAGACGTTCGATCCCGGCGACCGCATCATACGCCAGGGGGAGCGGGGCCACGCGATGTACCTGATCGTCTCCGGGAAGGTGCGCATCCTCTCGCACGCGGAGGGGGACGCGAAGGAGGTCCAGCTCGCCGCGCTCGGCGAGAACGACTACTTCGGCGAGATGGCGCTCTTCGACGACTCGCCGCGCTCGGCCACCGCGGTCGCCGACGGGCCGGTCACGGCCCTGAAGATCGAAAAGCGCGAATTCCGGGACATGCTCCGGGAGTACCCGGGCGTCTCGATCATGATCTGCGAGGAGTTCTGCCGCCGCCTGCGCCGCACCATCGGAAAGGTGGGCATCCGGGGTCAACTATCGTCTAATGACTGA
- a CDS encoding IS110 family transposase, giving the protein MKAEHTSNERKKGAGNRKSGNRYLAWAYVEAAVYAVRFSPELRAWYQRKEKRTNRAVAIKALATTLAKVCFFILRDGVTFDAKKLVG; this is encoded by the coding sequence GTGAAGGCCGAGCACACAAGCAATGAGCGCAAGAAGGGCGCAGGCAATCGCAAGAGCGGCAATCGATATCTTGCATGGGCATATGTAGAGGCTGCGGTTTATGCGGTGCGGTTTAGCCCGGAGCTACGTGCATGGTATCAACGCAAGGAGAAGCGGACGAACCGGGCGGTGGCAATCAAGGCACTGGCTACTACGTTGGCCAAGGTTTGTTTCTTCATTCTACGCGACGGCGTGACTTTCGACGCTAAGAAGTTAGTGGGCTAG